In Dehalococcoidia bacterium, a single window of DNA contains:
- a CDS encoding NAD(P)/FAD-dependent oxidoreductase has protein sequence MGDAERYDIVIIGAGHNGTTTAAYLAKSGLSVCVLEERPECGGAQENAEPIAGVHISPHAVALYGGAAPGWEQLELWRYGARMDWSAQNLGGIDFSENFMGLLCKDGVSFATGKDLEGWLNLSGVAGGFCQELLRATFWCPPHPSYVEVNAETVPFMQVYKQRAPELWTPELLEWSQFDLMDEHMETEAFKVFQAYIAWMSGAAGHFEGMGIPALESVVASVLYTTGAVPMGGIHGYYHALIRCAIAHGAVFRTCCPVDEIIVNHGKAVGVRLRDNAALGNKVIWADKAVISATEIKQTFNDLLGLQNVDPGLMQRVNDLNIKGGPIYCNYFLTKKPLRYREKYKEAEKTGVCYPMDSREIYYRHVADCMGIQGNPTVPYDEIIWLWAGSNKIIDPTFHSQCTRPGLYIENSIVLYVPPPEYHIDGPEALNKHKEEMKVYCRKAFGCVVENLEEDLVEHLTLTPWEQEFRNTGMLGGSWYGIRHCRDQWWNERPLPEMARYRMPGIDGLYFVHQSAAHPGGLCLMACGYNLMHTLIEDGVAEPGDWWYASPWYIPEKGKISAVTREGRIPE, from the coding sequence ATGGGTGATGCTGAAAGATATGATATTGTCATCATAGGTGCCGGCCATAATGGCACCACGACAGCTGCATACCTGGCCAAGAGCGGATTAAGCGTATGCGTTCTAGAGGAACGGCCCGAGTGTGGCGGTGCACAGGAGAACGCTGAACCTATCGCCGGGGTGCATATCAGTCCACATGCTGTAGCCCTTTACGGTGGTGCAGCTCCCGGCTGGGAGCAGCTCGAGCTATGGAGATACGGCGCTCGAATGGACTGGTCAGCCCAGAATCTCGGCGGCATTGACTTCTCCGAGAATTTTATGGGTCTGCTGTGCAAAGATGGAGTGTCATTCGCCACCGGGAAAGACCTTGAGGGCTGGTTGAATCTCAGTGGAGTGGCCGGCGGTTTCTGCCAGGAGCTGCTACGCGCCACCTTCTGGTGTCCGCCGCACCCATCTTATGTCGAGGTAAACGCCGAGACCGTGCCATTCATGCAGGTCTATAAGCAGCGAGCTCCTGAATTATGGACTCCGGAATTGCTGGAATGGAGCCAGTTTGACCTTATGGACGAACACATGGAGACCGAGGCCTTCAAAGTATTCCAGGCGTATATAGCCTGGATGTCGGGGGCTGCCGGCCATTTCGAGGGTATGGGTATTCCCGCCTTGGAGAGCGTGGTAGCGTCTGTGCTGTACACGACTGGAGCAGTACCCATGGGCGGCATACACGGCTATTACCACGCCCTCATCCGCTGCGCCATAGCCCACGGAGCGGTATTCCGCACCTGCTGCCCTGTGGATGAAATCATCGTAAATCATGGGAAAGCTGTCGGCGTTCGCCTCAGGGACAACGCAGCTTTGGGCAACAAGGTCATCTGGGCAGACAAGGCAGTTATCAGCGCCACCGAGATCAAGCAGACCTTCAATGACCTCCTCGGGTTGCAGAACGTGGATCCCGGCCTGATGCAGCGCGTAAACGACCTCAACATCAAGGGTGGCCCCATATACTGTAACTACTTCCTCACCAAGAAGCCACTTCGCTATCGAGAAAAGTATAAGGAGGCTGAGAAAACAGGAGTCTGCTACCCGATGGACTCGCGGGAAATATATTACAGGCACGTAGCAGATTGCATGGGGATACAGGGCAATCCCACCGTACCCTACGATGAGATTATCTGGCTGTGGGCAGGCAGCAACAAGATAATCGATCCCACATTCCACTCGCAATGCACCCGTCCTGGCCTCTACATTGAAAACTCGATAGTGCTTTACGTACCTCCACCAGAGTACCACATAGACGGTCCTGAAGCTCTGAACAAGCACAAGGAGGAGATGAAAGTCTACTGCCGCAAGGCCTTCGGTTGTGTAGTAGAGAACCTCGAGGAAGACCTGGTAGAACACTTGACATTGACCCCATGGGAGCAGGAGTTCCGCAACACTGGCATGCTCGGCGGTTCATGGTATGGCATCCGCCACTGCCGCGACCAGTGGTGGAACGAGCGCCCCCTGCCAGAGATGGCACGCTACCGTATGCCGGGGATCGATGGGCTCTACTTTGTTCATCAGTCTGCGGCGCACCCCGGAGGGCTATGCCTGATGGCTTGTGGCTATAACCTGATGCACACCCTCATCGAGGACGGGGTCGCCGAGCCCGGCGACTGGTGGTACGCTTCACCCTGGTATATACCTGAGAAGGGTAAGATTTCAGCAGTAACACGTGAGGGTAGAATACCGGAGTAG